A window of the Pirellulales bacterium genome harbors these coding sequences:
- a CDS encoding polymorphic toxin-type HINT domain-containing protein codes for MCRAADAPAAGKQPPAAQPANAKIDQAAKLVQQALKAEAAGKPAERDALLKQALAIAPDYAPAHWQRGEVKSSTGWVSVDEAAKRDAHSAKLDEYRQLRDQAGVTVDEQLNLARWCEKAGLKEQQRAHLLFALDLDPGNKEATTKLGLVRYRGQLVPTAQLDDIKAQVKQSFAESNQWKQQAAQWLQQWREKPQTRDDILKQIRAIRDPAAIPSLEKMLSNSGLEVGKAIVECLAAMPQQAATESLLRFAVFSPYDEVAKTAIYALKSRSPYGYVPILLLALKMPIQYQYDILNFSSYNFVHQLKLYQEEPDRNDLLVTYENKTSLVGQATSGLSRERAVGNTINKIEHINQHAEEFNSVLADVLEQTTGQQLGSDPTAWWSWWLESNEFYEPPQKPDNISSVTVRRAVSCFPAGTPVWTMSGPMQIENIKVGELVLAQDSRTSELAYKPVIGTTIRPPSALIETKLGETVIRSTRGHPFWVSGIGWQMAKELKAGQWLHTARGMMQIDSAEPSDEAVCFNLVVADFHDYFVSGAKLLVHDNLLRGPTMATVPGLADAK; via the coding sequence ATGTGCCGTGCAGCAGATGCTCCGGCGGCAGGCAAACAGCCACCAGCGGCGCAGCCGGCGAATGCGAAAATCGATCAGGCCGCAAAGTTGGTGCAGCAGGCGTTAAAAGCCGAAGCGGCCGGCAAGCCGGCGGAACGTGATGCGCTGCTCAAACAAGCCCTGGCAATTGCGCCCGACTATGCGCCGGCACACTGGCAACGGGGCGAAGTGAAATCGAGCACAGGCTGGGTTTCAGTCGACGAAGCCGCCAAGCGCGATGCGCATTCGGCCAAGCTGGACGAATATCGCCAACTGCGCGATCAGGCCGGCGTCACCGTTGATGAGCAACTTAATTTGGCCCGCTGGTGCGAAAAGGCAGGCCTCAAAGAACAGCAGCGGGCACACTTGCTGTTCGCGCTCGATCTGGATCCAGGCAATAAGGAAGCCACTACGAAATTAGGATTGGTGCGTTATCGAGGCCAATTAGTGCCGACGGCGCAGCTCGATGACATCAAAGCTCAAGTAAAACAATCGTTCGCGGAATCAAATCAGTGGAAACAGCAAGCGGCCCAGTGGCTGCAGCAGTGGCGGGAAAAACCACAGACGCGCGACGACATTCTCAAGCAAATTCGCGCCATTCGTGATCCGGCGGCGATTCCTTCTTTGGAAAAAATGCTTTCCAACAGCGGGCTCGAAGTGGGCAAAGCGATTGTCGAATGCTTGGCCGCCATGCCGCAGCAAGCAGCGACGGAATCTTTGTTACGATTCGCCGTGTTTTCGCCCTACGATGAAGTTGCCAAGACAGCGATCTACGCACTCAAGTCGCGATCTCCGTACGGCTACGTTCCGATATTGCTCTTGGCCTTAAAAATGCCAATTCAATACCAATACGACATTCTCAATTTTAGCAGTTATAACTTCGTCCATCAGTTAAAGCTCTACCAAGAAGAGCCTGATCGGAATGATTTACTTGTTACCTATGAAAACAAAACGAGCTTGGTGGGACAAGCCACATCGGGTTTGTCGAGAGAAAGAGCGGTTGGTAACACGATCAACAAAATCGAACATATCAATCAGCACGCGGAAGAATTCAATTCGGTTCTGGCCGACGTGCTGGAGCAAACAACTGGGCAACAACTAGGAAGTGATCCGACTGCCTGGTGGTCTTGGTGGTTAGAAAGCAACGAGTTTTATGAGCCGCCCCAAAAGCCTGATAATATTAGTTCGGTTACCGTTCGCCGGGCAGTATCGTGCTTTCCTGCTGGCACGCCGGTGTGGACGATGAGTGGGCCGATGCAGATTGAAAACATTAAAGTCGGCGAGCTGGTGCTGGCGCAAGATTCGAGAACCAGCGAACTGGCGTACAAGCCGGTGATTGGCACGACGATTCGCCCGCCAAGTGCGCTCATCGAAACGAAATTGGGCGAGACGGTCATTCGCTCGACGCGCGGGCATCCGTTTTGGGTATCTGGCATCGGCTGGCAAATGGCCAAGGAACTAAAAGCGGGCCAATGGTTGCACACGGCGCGAGGCATGATGCAGATTGACAGCGCGGAGCCGAGCGATGAGGCCGTGTGCTTCAACCTGGTCGTGGCCGATTTTCATGATTACTTTGTCAGCGGCGCGAAACTGTTAGTGCACGATAATTTGCTGCGCGGGCCCACGATGGCAACCGTGCCGGGCCTGGCGGACGCGAAGTGA
- a CDS encoding cofactor-independent phosphoglycerate mutase produces MKYAIIIPDGAADEPQDSLGGKTPLQAAHTPAMDAVVQAGIVARSNNVPPSLPASSDVACLSLLGYNPLEHFTGRAPLEAAAQGIELGPEDWAIRCNLVTVENQIMLDFTAGHISTDEAKQLLATAQEKLGNEQLQFYPGVSYRNLLVFRGAKKAAPFSQDTRATPPHDLTDKTVLDDYPRGPGSDLLNHLMSDSVNLFADHPVNKVRRAQGHPAATNIWLWGLGRTPRLSPFEKVYGVRGTMITAVDLLRGLAALIGWQRIEVPGATGYIDTDYAAKGRYAIEALSRTDVICVHVEATDEASHMGNTTEKIKALEQIDQHIVAPLHAALKKQGDYRILISPDHPTPIRLKTHSHGFVPVAMAGAGIQPDSAATYDEIAAGESKLAFKEGWRLMGHFLGRPAN; encoded by the coding sequence GTGAAATACGCCATCATTATTCCCGACGGGGCGGCTGATGAGCCGCAAGATTCGCTGGGCGGAAAAACGCCATTGCAGGCGGCCCACACCCCGGCGATGGATGCCGTGGTGCAGGCGGGGATTGTGGCGCGCTCGAATAATGTGCCGCCATCGCTCCCCGCTAGTTCCGACGTGGCCTGCTTAAGTTTGTTGGGCTACAACCCCTTGGAGCATTTCACCGGGCGTGCACCACTTGAGGCCGCGGCGCAAGGAATTGAATTGGGTCCGGAAGACTGGGCCATTCGCTGCAATTTGGTGACGGTTGAAAATCAAATCATGCTGGATTTTACCGCCGGCCATATTTCCACCGACGAAGCAAAGCAATTGCTCGCCACCGCGCAGGAAAAGCTCGGGAATGAACAGCTGCAATTCTATCCCGGGGTAAGTTACCGCAACTTGCTTGTTTTTCGCGGTGCGAAGAAAGCAGCGCCGTTTTCCCAAGATACCCGCGCTACACCGCCGCATGACTTGACGGATAAGACGGTCCTTGATGATTATCCGCGCGGACCGGGAAGCGACTTGCTGAATCACTTGATGTCGGATAGCGTGAATTTGTTTGCCGATCATCCGGTGAATAAAGTTCGCCGTGCCCAAGGCCACCCAGCGGCCACAAACATTTGGTTGTGGGGTTTGGGCCGCACGCCGCGATTGTCTCCCTTTGAAAAAGTGTACGGCGTGCGAGGCACGATGATTACCGCCGTCGATTTGCTGCGCGGATTGGCGGCGCTGATCGGCTGGCAGCGAATCGAAGTGCCCGGCGCAACCGGTTACATTGATACCGATTACGCTGCCAAGGGGCGATACGCGATCGAAGCGTTATCCCGCACCGACGTCATTTGCGTGCATGTGGAAGCGACCGATGAAGCTTCGCACATGGGCAACACGACTGAAAAAATCAAGGCACTGGAGCAGATCGACCAACACATTGTCGCCCCGCTGCATGCGGCGCTCAAAAAGCAAGGCGATTACCGCATTTTGATTTCTCCCGATCATCCCACGCCCATCCGTTTGAAAACCCACAGTCACGGCTTTGTGCCCGTGGCGATGGCCGGCGCCGGCATTCAGCCCGACAGTGCTGCGACCTATGATGAAATAGCGGCCGGCGAATCGAAATTAGCATTCAAAGAAGGCTGGCGATTGATGGGGCATTTCCTCGGCCGACCAGCAAATTAG
- a CDS encoding aspartate kinase: MRIVVQKFGGTSVADSQKILAAARKAIRTQQQGNQVVMVVSAMGHQTDHLVDLAGQITDRPSAREMDMLLSTGEQVSVALMAMAIQSLGSKAVSLTGAQIGIRTDSTHTKARIHSISTDRMRQLLDEGNIVIAAGFQGIDENFNITTLGRGGSDTTAVALAAVLRADACEIYTDVDGVYTTDPRQLPEARRLKRISYDEMLELASLGAAVMHSRSIEFAKKFNVPIHVRSSFSDVPGTMIVAESESTKQPVSGAALVKDEARVTMEAVPDRPGISHAIFSQLAQRHIAVDMIVQNVSAGGKADISFTVPRNDLAQTLEIAKEAAVELGGANVSHDDDVAKLSVVGLGMARQTGVAQKMFNALGEAGINIETITTSEIKISVLIAREQALPALRAVHAAFGLNKEPANGGPGDSGAHALLSTALDIVRELQGMEDLTIDEITLDEKQARVSIEAVPDRPGTAAALFKEIAAASIFVDMIVQSYSRAGKANLTFTVPEADLQRSAAIAQSVASQCGCGSVSSSPKIDKISVQGIGMRSHSGVALGLFKSLSDAGINLDLMSTSEVRVNVLVDGAVGQRALACLQTTFGTR; encoded by the coding sequence ATGCGCATTGTAGTTCAAAAATTTGGCGGCACCAGCGTAGCCGATAGCCAGAAAATTCTGGCGGCGGCTAGAAAGGCCATTCGCACGCAACAGCAAGGAAATCAAGTGGTGATGGTCGTTAGCGCGATGGGGCATCAGACCGATCACCTGGTCGACCTAGCCGGTCAGATTACCGATCGACCCAGCGCGCGCGAAATGGACATGCTGCTTTCAACCGGCGAGCAAGTCAGCGTGGCGTTGATGGCCATGGCGATTCAATCGCTCGGCTCGAAAGCTGTTAGCCTGACGGGAGCACAGATCGGAATTCGAACCGATAGCACACACACCAAAGCCCGCATTCATTCCATTTCGACCGATCGCATGCGGCAACTGCTGGATGAGGGAAACATCGTCATTGCGGCCGGCTTCCAGGGAATTGATGAAAACTTCAACATTACTACGCTCGGCCGCGGCGGCAGCGACACCACCGCCGTGGCTTTGGCCGCCGTGCTGCGAGCCGATGCCTGTGAAATTTATACCGACGTGGACGGCGTTTATACCACCGATCCACGGCAGCTTCCCGAAGCACGTCGGTTAAAGCGCATCAGTTACGACGAAATGCTGGAACTGGCCAGCTTGGGCGCGGCGGTCATGCACAGCCGCTCGATTGAGTTCGCCAAGAAATTCAACGTTCCAATTCATGTGCGCAGCAGCTTTAGCGATGTGCCGGGCACGATGATCGTGGCCGAATCGGAATCAACCAAACAGCCTGTCAGCGGCGCCGCCCTAGTCAAGGATGAAGCGCGAGTTACGATGGAAGCGGTGCCTGACCGGCCTGGAATCAGCCATGCGATTTTCTCGCAGTTGGCCCAGCGCCACATTGCCGTCGATATGATCGTGCAAAACGTAAGCGCCGGCGGCAAAGCCGACATTTCATTCACCGTGCCGCGGAACGATTTAGCCCAAACACTGGAGATTGCCAAAGAAGCCGCCGTGGAACTGGGCGGGGCCAACGTGAGTCACGACGACGACGTCGCCAAACTTTCGGTCGTCGGCCTCGGTATGGCGCGACAAACCGGCGTTGCCCAAAAAATGTTCAATGCCCTGGGCGAAGCCGGCATCAATATTGAGACCATCACCACCAGTGAAATTAAAATTAGCGTGCTGATTGCTCGCGAGCAGGCCTTGCCGGCATTACGCGCCGTTCATGCCGCATTTGGTTTGAACAAAGAACCTGCTAATGGCGGCCCTGGCGATTCTGGCGCCCATGCCTTGCTTTCGACCGCACTGGACATCGTCCGTGAATTGCAAGGGATGGAAGATTTGACCATCGACGAAATCACACTCGATGAAAAACAGGCCCGCGTGTCAATCGAAGCCGTTCCAGATCGCCCCGGTACAGCGGCGGCTTTGTTCAAAGAAATCGCCGCAGCGAGCATTTTTGTAGATATGATTGTCCAGAGTTATAGTCGGGCCGGGAAAGCCAACCTCACGTTTACGGTTCCCGAAGCCGATTTGCAGCGGAGTGCGGCCATTGCCCAGAGTGTGGCTTCACAATGCGGTTGCGGGAGCGTGAGCAGTTCCCCCAAGATCGACAAGATTTCCGTGCAAGGAATCGGTATGCGCAGCCATTCCGGAGTGGCGCTGGGTTTGTTTAAATCGCTTTCAGATGCCGGTATCAATCTCGATTTGATGAGCACCAGCGAAGTACGGGTGAATGTGCTGGTTGACGGTGCCGTGGGACAACGTGCGTTAGCTTGCCTTCAAACAACTTTCGGAACGAGATAA
- a CDS encoding bifunctional nuclease family protein, translating to MPVQMELSRIIISEINDQQVIYLKEVDGDRTFPILIGIFEATSIDRRVKQFHSPRPLTHDLLVNIIDQLGGELQDVVISELKEHTYYALLRVRKEGELIEIDARPSDAIAVAVTADPALPIYVAEEVLNDVLGE from the coding sequence ATGCCAGTGCAGATGGAATTGTCGCGGATCATCATCAGCGAAATCAACGACCAACAGGTGATTTATCTGAAGGAGGTTGATGGCGATCGGACATTCCCGATTCTCATTGGCATTTTTGAAGCCACGAGTATCGATCGCCGCGTAAAGCAATTTCATTCCCCTCGGCCGCTTACGCACGATCTGCTAGTGAACATTATCGATCAACTCGGCGGTGAATTGCAGGACGTGGTGATTAGCGAATTGAAGGAACACACGTATTACGCGTTGCTCCGAGTGCGAAAGGAAGGCGAATTGATTGAAATCGACGCCCGACCGTCCGATGCCATTGCCGTAGCGGTGACCGCCGATCCGGCGCTGCCGATTTACGTGGCCGAAGAGGTGCTGAACGATGTATTGGGAGAATAA
- a CDS encoding valine--tRNA ligase, translating into MSTTAPATADLPKQYDHAAAQDRWYAFWESRGYFNSDPPTAHKAGDGIAGAAASSPSPSTGEGRGEGAVKPNGKPFTIVIPPPNVTGALHLGHALNNTLQDIVIRTKRMQGYNTLWMPGTDHAGIATQAVVEKRLREEEGLDRHKLGREELVKRIWQWKTQYEARILGQLKQMGCSCDWRRTRFTLDEMCARAVRHTFFHMFKDRLIFRGKRLVNWDTFLQTAVADDEVYHDTVKGHFWHIRYPVIGADKSQGEPEFVTIATTRPETMLGDTAVAVHPDPAAALDKVERELREKLDAASAKEKATIQAEIDSLSHRRQAILPGLLKLRDMAQAGRKLMLPLANREIPLIVDQWAKPELGSGCVKITPAHDENDYQVWQRHKEIGAINIMTPEGTLNDAVPEKYRGLKMHTKGREAVIADLIAIGLHNPETDREDREIDLAHSDRSKTPIEPYLADQWFVRMGDNPDGTPGLAQKCMDAVSDYKTATVGRAAEPSPSGRGQGEGAAGKIKITPARYAKSYLDWLGEKRDWCIGRQLWWGHRVPVWIREMKVSELFDSEDPRTYCLFEQTFVESVVSVEELGGTRRWHDIEVNMPGSVEFRQLQETYDKEGDFDVRVYICPRPYLPLTIEQRREFADSANDARVRSHDDPLEQDRVQRFAEDAGFVQDPDVLDTWFSSALWPMSTLGWPGPALADQPQGPANPEWNDQKYYYPTSVLITSRDIITLWVARMVLTGLYNVGEIPFHDVYIHPKILDGYGETMSKSKGNGVDPIDIITKFGADALRFGLAYMATETQDVRMPVEFECPHCQKLVEQTQKNRTQPRIDCPHCKQPFSTQWAAKAEDAALPRAAVVSERFELGRNFCNKLWNAARFALLNLEGYAAGPVAIDKLTVEDQWILSRLPTVTSQVSEALDQYKFADAARLLYDFAWDEFCSFYLEMSKSRLQNESTRSTAQRILAHTLDVILRLLHPMTPFITEDVWQRLNAAAPMRGLTKPQAAAESVMIAPWPLADLSLVNEEIEARFARFQEVLGGLREMRARQGIAPKTTIHFAAKCDIATSKLLEPMRAYFETMAGAVLTEIGSSVAVPPLSANFTATGIEVFVDLAEHIDVAAEIARQQKEKAKQEQMIAAKERQLANEAFVSRAPPAVIAKERTALDELKATRVSTEATLAMLQAKKK; encoded by the coding sequence ATGAGCACCACCGCCCCAGCCACTGCCGACCTTCCCAAGCAGTACGATCACGCTGCCGCGCAAGACCGGTGGTACGCCTTCTGGGAATCGCGAGGTTACTTCAACAGCGACCCGCCGACTGCTCATAAAGCCGGCGATGGTATCGCCGGTGCCGCCGCATCTTCTCCCTCTCCCTCGACGGGAGAGGGCCGGGGCGAGGGTGCCGTCAAGCCAAACGGCAAGCCCTTCACCATTGTCATTCCGCCTCCCAATGTCACCGGTGCGCTGCATTTGGGCCACGCCCTAAACAACACGCTGCAAGACATCGTCATCCGCACGAAGCGAATGCAAGGCTACAACACGCTGTGGATGCCCGGCACCGATCATGCCGGAATTGCCACGCAGGCCGTGGTCGAAAAGCGGTTGCGCGAAGAAGAAGGACTGGACCGTCACAAGCTCGGCCGTGAGGAATTGGTCAAACGTATTTGGCAGTGGAAAACCCAGTACGAAGCCCGCATTCTCGGCCAGCTCAAGCAAATGGGCTGCAGTTGCGATTGGCGGCGGACACGCTTCACGCTGGATGAAATGTGCGCCCGGGCCGTGCGGCACACGTTCTTCCACATGTTCAAAGATAGGCTGATTTTCCGCGGCAAACGGTTGGTGAATTGGGACACGTTTCTGCAAACCGCCGTGGCCGACGACGAAGTGTATCATGACACCGTGAAGGGGCACTTCTGGCACATTCGCTACCCTGTGATCGGCGCAGATAAATCCCAGGGGGAGCCCGAGTTTGTCACCATCGCTACCACGCGCCCCGAAACCATGCTGGGCGATACCGCCGTGGCCGTGCATCCCGATCCGGCGGCGGCACTGGATAAAGTGGAGCGTGAATTGCGCGAGAAACTGGACGCAGCGTCGGCGAAGGAAAAAGCCACGATCCAAGCGGAAATCGATTCGCTTAGCCATCGCCGCCAGGCGATATTGCCCGGGCTGCTCAAACTGCGCGACATGGCTCAGGCCGGCCGCAAGTTGATGTTGCCGCTGGCGAACCGTGAAATTCCGCTCATCGTCGATCAATGGGCCAAGCCAGAACTCGGCTCCGGCTGCGTGAAAATCACCCCGGCCCACGATGAAAACGACTATCAAGTTTGGCAGCGGCACAAGGAAATTGGCGCCATTAACATCATGACGCCCGAAGGGACGCTCAACGACGCCGTGCCGGAAAAATATCGCGGCCTGAAAATGCACACCAAAGGGCGCGAAGCCGTCATTGCTGATTTGATAGCGATTGGTTTGCACAATCCGGAAACCGATCGGGAAGATCGTGAGATTGACTTGGCCCATTCCGACCGCTCGAAGACGCCGATCGAGCCGTACTTGGCCGATCAATGGTTCGTCCGCATGGGCGACAACCCCGACGGCACCCCCGGCCTGGCCCAGAAATGTATGGACGCCGTTTCTGACTATAAAACCGCGACCGTTGGTCGCGCTGCTGAACCCTCTCCCTCGGGGAGAGGGCAGGGTGAGGGGGCCGCCGGAAAAATCAAAATCACCCCCGCCCGTTATGCCAAAAGTTATCTCGACTGGCTGGGCGAAAAGCGTGACTGGTGCATCGGCCGCCAACTCTGGTGGGGCCACCGAGTGCCGGTGTGGATCCGTGAAATGAAAGTTAGCGAACTCTTTGACAGTGAAGACCCACGCACTTACTGTTTGTTTGAGCAAACCTTTGTGGAATCAGTTGTATCTGTAGAAGAACTGGGTGGCACGCGACGTTGGCATGACATCGAAGTCAACATGCCTGGTAGTGTCGAATTCAGGCAACTTCAGGAGACCTATGATAAGGAAGGTGACTTCGATGTCCGCGTGTATATCTGCCCTCGACCATATTTGCCGTTGACTATTGAGCAACGACGCGAATTCGCAGATTCCGCTAATGACGCTCGTGTTCGCTCTCACGACGATCCACTCGAACAAGATCGTGTTCAGCGTTTTGCCGAAGATGCTGGCTTCGTCCAAGACCCCGACGTTCTCGACACCTGGTTCAGCTCGGCTCTCTGGCCCATGAGCACCCTCGGTTGGCCGGGGCCGGCGCTGGCAGATCAACCTCAGGGACCGGCCAATCCGGAGTGGAACGATCAAAAATATTACTATCCCACGAGTGTGCTCATTACCAGTCGCGACATCATCACGTTGTGGGTCGCCCGCATGGTGCTGACCGGCTTGTACAACGTGGGAGAAATTCCGTTTCACGATGTGTATATTCACCCCAAAATTTTGGACGGCTACGGCGAGACCATGTCCAAAAGCAAGGGGAACGGCGTCGACCCGATCGACATCATCACCAAGTTCGGCGCCGATGCTTTGCGGTTCGGCCTGGCGTACATGGCCACGGAAACGCAAGATGTGCGGATGCCGGTGGAATTTGAATGCCCACACTGCCAAAAGCTAGTGGAGCAAACCCAGAAGAACCGCACACAGCCGCGGATCGATTGCCCGCATTGTAAGCAACCGTTTTCGACGCAGTGGGCCGCCAAGGCGGAAGATGCGGCGTTGCCCCGCGCCGCCGTGGTGAGCGAACGGTTCGAGCTGGGTCGCAATTTTTGCAATAAGTTGTGGAACGCTGCTCGATTTGCGCTGTTGAATTTGGAAGGGTATGCCGCAGGTCCGGTCGCCATCGACAAGTTGACGGTTGAAGATCAATGGATTTTGAGCCGGCTTCCGACCGTGACATCACAAGTTTCCGAGGCGCTGGATCAATACAAATTTGCTGATGCAGCGCGCCTGCTGTACGATTTCGCTTGGGACGAGTTTTGCAGCTTCTATTTGGAAATGAGCAAGTCACGGTTACAGAACGAAAGCACCCGGTCCACGGCCCAACGGATTTTAGCGCACACGTTGGATGTTATTTTGCGGCTATTGCACCCCATGACGCCGTTTATTACCGAGGACGTTTGGCAACGATTGAATGCAGCAGCGCCCATGCGTGGGCTCACCAAACCGCAAGCAGCAGCGGAAAGCGTGATGATTGCACCGTGGCCGCTAGCGGATTTATCGCTGGTGAACGAAGAAATTGAGGCGCGGTTTGCACGGTTTCAGGAAGTTCTGGGCGGTTTGCGGGAAATGCGCGCCAGGCAGGGAATTGCTCCGAAAACGACCATCCACTTTGCCGCCAAGTGCGATATCGCCACCAGCAAATTACTTGAGCCCATGCGGGCGTATTTTGAAACCATGGCTGGGGCCGTACTGACCGAAATTGGTTCCAGCGTGGCTGTACCGCCATTATCCGCAAATTTCACGGCCACCGGAATTGAGGTGTTTGTCGATTTGGCCGAACACATTGATGTTGCTGCGGAAATTGCTCGTCAGCAGAAAGAAAAAGCAAAGCAAGAGCAGATGATTGCGGCGAAGGAAAGGCAACTTGCCAACGAAGCATTTGTGAGCCGCGCACCGCCTGCAGTGATTGCCAAGGAACGAACGGCTCTGGACGAACTGAAAGCCACCAGAGTCTCAACAGAAGCCACGTTGGCCATGTTACAAGCCAAGAAAAAATAG
- the cimA gene encoding citramalate synthase encodes MPRIQIYDTTLRDGSQGEGVNFSLQDKLLITQRLDELGFDFVEGGYPLSNEKDAQFFQRVQQLKLQHAQVCAFGMTRRKGVKPEQDPGMKALLESGAKTITLVGKTSAFHVTEVLRVSLEENLAMIGETIKYLCDCGRQVIYDAEHFFDGWRLDSNYAAQTVRAAAEAGAKLVVLCDTNGGSMPEEVAEFTKAAQAALPVPVGIHTHNDCDLAVANSLAAVAAGAVQVQGTINGVGERCGNADLISVCANLAVKKTGYEVLCPGGAQRLTELSRYVYDLANMNYRSNQAFVGHSAFAHKGGMHVHAVARVTNSYEHIAPEQVGNERRILVSELSGRSNIVAMTTKHNLQDNRELMDRILAQVVSLENQGYQFEAAEASFDLLVRRVAGTFRPHFDTLKYHVSVERNDAALSIPHSPFPNSDRPVPPHTEATVKLRVADKIRHEVAEGDGPVNALDAALRKALNGSFPNLREMSLVDYKVRVINSEAGTAAGVRVTIESRDEKDMWGTIGVSENIIEASWKALVDAIEYKLCKDEQPSTAHGNVASATR; translated from the coding sequence ATGCCCCGCATCCAAATCTACGACACCACGCTTCGCGACGGCAGCCAAGGCGAAGGCGTTAACTTTTCGCTGCAAGATAAGCTGCTGATCACCCAGCGGTTGGACGAGCTGGGCTTCGATTTTGTCGAAGGAGGCTATCCCCTTTCCAACGAAAAAGACGCCCAGTTTTTCCAGCGCGTTCAGCAACTCAAACTGCAGCACGCCCAGGTGTGTGCTTTTGGCATGACGCGCCGCAAAGGGGTCAAGCCGGAGCAAGACCCAGGCATGAAGGCGCTGCTGGAATCGGGCGCGAAAACCATCACCCTTGTCGGCAAAACATCGGCTTTTCACGTAACCGAAGTGCTGCGCGTTTCGCTGGAAGAAAACCTGGCGATGATTGGCGAAACCATAAAATATTTGTGCGACTGTGGCCGGCAAGTCATTTACGATGCCGAGCATTTTTTCGACGGCTGGAGGCTCGATTCGAATTATGCCGCCCAAACCGTGCGCGCCGCCGCCGAAGCCGGCGCGAAATTGGTTGTGCTGTGCGATACCAACGGCGGCAGCATGCCAGAGGAAGTTGCTGAGTTCACGAAAGCCGCCCAAGCGGCGCTTCCTGTGCCGGTGGGCATTCACACCCATAACGATTGCGATTTAGCCGTGGCCAACTCGCTGGCCGCGGTGGCCGCCGGAGCGGTGCAAGTGCAAGGCACCATCAACGGCGTCGGCGAGCGCTGCGGCAATGCCGATTTGATTTCGGTCTGCGCGAATTTGGCCGTCAAGAAAACCGGTTACGAAGTGCTGTGCCCCGGCGGCGCGCAGCGGCTCACGGAGCTTTCGCGCTATGTGTATGACCTGGCCAATATGAACTATCGTTCCAACCAGGCATTTGTCGGCCACAGCGCTTTCGCCCACAAAGGGGGCATGCACGTGCACGCCGTCGCCCGGGTGACCAACAGCTACGAGCACATTGCGCCAGAGCAAGTCGGCAACGAACGGCGCATTTTGGTGAGTGAGCTGTCGGGCCGCTCGAACATTGTGGCCATGACCACCAAGCACAATTTGCAGGATAACCGCGAATTGATGGACCGCATTCTAGCGCAAGTAGTGTCGCTGGAAAACCAGGGCTATCAATTCGAAGCGGCCGAAGCGTCGTTCGATTTGTTAGTCCGCCGAGTCGCCGGCACCTTCCGCCCACACTTTGATACGCTGAAATATCACGTTTCGGTGGAGCGCAACGATGCCGCACTCTCCATTCCCCATTCCCCATTCCCCAATTCCGATCGGCCCGTCCCCCCACACACCGAAGCCACCGTGAAACTTCGCGTGGCCGATAAAATTCGCCATGAAGTGGCCGAAGGAGACGGCCCGGTGAATGCCCTGGATGCGGCCCTGCGAAAAGCGCTGAACGGTTCCTTCCCTAACCTGCGCGAAATGAGCCTTGTCGATTACAAGGTTCGCGTCATCAATAGCGAAGCGGGCACCGCCGCCGGCGTGCGCGTGACCATTGAAAGCCGCGATGAGAAAGACATGTGGGGCACCATCGGCGTGAGCGAAAACATTATTGAAGCCAGTTGGAAGGCGCTGGTCGATGCCATCGAGTACAAATTGTGCAAAGATGAGCAACCCAGCACGGCACACGGGAATGTGGCGAGTGCAACGCGGTAG